One stretch of Riemerella columbina DNA includes these proteins:
- a CDS encoding LUD domain-containing protein, whose translation MSWIKNIVNKFFNPETEPSKPDVIGLGNQLSSADLDYKFAQLFTHAGGVFNYCENEAEALQVLASIIKVEDLKSIFCWDEDLKNFLNVIKTPYTEDLELFNDAAFITCEYLIAYDGKVMLSHQNIKHYSSAKLPNKIIIMATVSQIVTNLAEAMMKIKRKKAALKNLTSISGSGADLDGLAKGNTKLFLLLLEDQEPS comes from the coding sequence TTGAGTTGGATTAAAAACATAGTTAATAAATTTTTTAACCCAGAAACGGAACCCTCTAAGCCAGATGTTATTGGCTTAGGGAACCAATTGAGTTCGGCAGATTTAGACTATAAATTTGCCCAATTGTTTACGCACGCAGGTGGGGTGTTTAATTATTGTGAAAACGAGGCAGAAGCGCTGCAAGTGCTGGCAAGCATTATAAAAGTGGAAGATTTGAAATCTATTTTCTGTTGGGATGAAGATTTAAAAAACTTCCTTAATGTTATTAAAACGCCTTATACCGAAGATTTAGAACTGTTTAATGATGCCGCTTTTATCACTTGTGAGTATCTCATTGCATATGATGGTAAGGTGATGCTCTCTCATCAAAATATTAAACATTACAGCTCTGCCAAATTACCGAATAAGATTATCATTATGGCTACTGTATCTCAGATTGTTACCAACTTAGCCGAGGCGATGATGAAAATCAAAAGGAAAAAAGCCGCCCTTAAAAACCTGACTTCCATTAGTGGCAGTGGTGCGGATTTAGATGGCTTAGCCAAAGGCAATACCAAACTTTTCTTACTTTTATTAGAAGACCAAGAACCCTCTTAA
- the rsfS gene encoding ribosome silencing factor, protein MNNTNEKQQLLIDTIVGAIQDTKGEDIQILNLTQIENAAADYFIICSGNSNTQVAAIAGNIEKTVRNELKERPWHTEGTENALWVLVDYVSVVVHVFQKHIRDYYEIEELWGDAEVTKIED, encoded by the coding sequence ATGAATAATACAAACGAAAAGCAACAACTTCTGATAGACACCATCGTAGGCGCTATACAAGATACGAAAGGCGAAGATATTCAAATCCTTAACCTGACCCAGATCGAAAATGCTGCCGCAGATTATTTCATTATTTGCAGTGGTAATTCGAACACGCAAGTCGCCGCCATTGCTGGGAATATAGAAAAAACCGTGAGAAACGAACTCAAAGAACGCCCTTGGCATACGGAAGGTACGGAAAATGCACTATGGGTTCTGGTGGACTATGTGTCTGTGGTGGTGCATGTGTTCCAAAAGCACATCAGAGATTATTATGAGATAGAAGAACTTTGGGGCGATGCCGAAGTGACCAAAATTGAAGATTAA
- a CDS encoding cation diffusion facilitator family transporter, whose protein sequence is MGHQHHHHTHTATVVNRAFIIGIILNMGFVIIEVAVGFYTDSLALLSDAGHNLSDVASLALSLLAFKLAKVKSTPRYSYGYRKSTILASLFNAIILLFAVGGIIYEAIIRLNTPQPIAGKTVAIVAFIGILINSITAYLFMSNKDQDLNVKSAYLHLVADALVSLGVVLAGILVMFTHWYWVDGVVSIIIAIVVLVSTWQLLKSSFRLAMDGIPDDIEIEKIQTTIKNIDGVADFRHIHIWALSTTENALTGHLVVKNYFSDEALQALKNQVKHELEHFNIQHSTIEIETPPYHSDDHCSASK, encoded by the coding sequence ATGGGACACCAGCACCATCATCACACGCACACCGCCACGGTGGTCAATCGGGCTTTTATCATTGGGATTATCCTCAATATGGGCTTTGTGATCATCGAGGTGGCGGTGGGTTTCTACACCGATTCTCTGGCTCTGTTATCAGATGCTGGACATAACTTAAGCGATGTGGCAAGCTTGGCGCTGTCTCTATTGGCATTTAAATTAGCAAAGGTAAAATCTACGCCACGCTACTCTTACGGCTACCGAAAATCTACCATTTTAGCCTCTTTATTTAATGCGATTATTTTGCTTTTTGCCGTGGGCGGCATCATCTACGAAGCCATTATAAGGCTGAACACGCCGCAACCCATCGCAGGGAAAACCGTGGCCATTGTCGCCTTTATTGGAATTCTCATCAACAGCATTACTGCCTATTTATTTATGAGCAATAAAGACCAAGACCTTAATGTTAAAAGCGCTTATCTGCATTTGGTGGCAGATGCTTTGGTGTCTTTGGGCGTGGTTCTTGCGGGCATTTTGGTGATGTTCACGCACTGGTATTGGGTAGATGGGGTGGTCAGCATTATCATCGCTATTGTTGTGTTGGTCAGCACTTGGCAGTTGCTCAAATCCAGTTTTAGGCTGGCGATGGATGGCATTCCTGATGATATTGAGATTGAAAAAATCCAAACCACCATTAAAAACATAGACGGCGTGGCAGACTTTCGCCATATTCACATTTGGGCACTGAGCACCACAGAAAACGCTCTAACAGGGCATTTGGTGGTAAAAAACTATTTTTCTGATGAAGCTTTGCAAGCGTTAAAAAACCAAGTCAAGCACGAGTTGGAGCATTTCAACATCCAGCATAGCACCATCGAAATTGAAACGCCACCTTATCATTCTGACGACCATTGTTCGGCATCAAAATAA
- a CDS encoding phosphatidylserine decarboxylase family protein translates to MKLHRESKGTLLVAGISIAVLSVLAIRYLALWSLVVIIPMFVILGLILWFFRVPNRTILEHKENVIAPVDGKVVMIKEVEENEFLKEKCLQISIFMSPLNVHICRYPVSGKVIYKKYHPGKYLVAWHEKSSTDNERTSVAIETATQHKVLFRQIAGYVARRIVFYCNEGDEAKAGHEFGFIKFGSRMDVFLPLDTEIYCKIGDKTKGGLDVIAKLKI, encoded by the coding sequence ATGAAATTACACAGAGAATCTAAAGGAACCTTATTGGTGGCAGGAATCAGCATTGCGGTATTGAGTGTGTTAGCCATCAGGTATTTGGCGCTATGGTCGTTGGTGGTGATTATTCCGATGTTTGTCATTTTAGGGCTTATCCTTTGGTTTTTTAGAGTGCCGAACCGAACAATTTTAGAGCATAAAGAAAATGTAATTGCTCCTGTAGATGGCAAGGTGGTAATGATTAAAGAGGTGGAAGAAAATGAATTTCTAAAAGAAAAGTGCCTCCAAATTTCTATTTTTATGTCGCCGCTCAATGTTCATATTTGTCGCTATCCCGTGAGTGGCAAGGTCATTTATAAAAAATACCACCCAGGGAAATATTTGGTGGCGTGGCACGAAAAGTCATCTACGGATAACGAGCGCACCTCGGTGGCGATAGAAACGGCAACCCAGCACAAAGTGCTTTTCCGACAGATTGCAGGCTATGTGGCACGCCGTATTGTGTTCTATTGTAACGAAGGCGACGAGGCTAAAGCTGGGCACGAATTTGGCTTTATAAAATTTGGCTCAAGGATGGATGTCTTTTTGCCTTTAGATACTGAAATTTACTGTAAAATAGGTGATAAAACCAAAGGTGGATTAGATGTTATCGCCAAATTAAAAATATAA
- a CDS encoding biotin--[acetyl-CoA-carboxylase] ligase: MPRLLHIPECSSTNDEIIHLLNPPLRQGEILALYTLRQKRGKGQYGNTWQSQEDQNIAMSFAVNPQTFSHNLSLINYYTAVILRDFIANLTDVQPDIKWPNDIILKHKKICGILLEQKHQHLIIGIGINVLQDDFQDITKAGSLYTQTQQKYNPHQLATAFFEFFSRCISETTSQEAILADFNKHLYKKGQVAVFEKNGIRQNGIIQQADENGYLWIQLENAPELQAFYHKEISLLY, encoded by the coding sequence ATGCCAAGACTCCTCCACATTCCCGAGTGTTCTTCTACAAATGATGAAATCATCCACTTGCTTAATCCTCCGCTAAGACAAGGCGAGATTTTAGCCCTCTACACCCTAAGGCAAAAACGCGGCAAAGGGCAGTATGGCAACACTTGGCAGAGCCAAGAAGACCAGAACATTGCGATGAGTTTTGCGGTTAATCCTCAAACTTTTAGCCACAACCTCTCTCTCATCAATTACTATACCGCTGTTATTTTAAGGGATTTTATTGCCAATTTGACTGATGTGCAACCCGATATTAAGTGGCCGAACGACATCATTTTGAAACATAAAAAAATCTGCGGCATCCTCTTAGAGCAAAAACATCAGCATTTGATTATCGGCATCGGCATCAATGTTTTACAAGATGATTTTCAAGATATTACCAAAGCGGGTTCTCTCTACACCCAAACCCAACAAAAGTACAATCCACATCAGTTGGCAACCGCTTTTTTTGAGTTTTTTAGCCGATGCATCAGTGAGACAACCTCTCAAGAGGCAATCTTGGCTGATTTTAATAAACATCTGTATAAAAAAGGGCAAGTAGCGGTATTTGAAAAAAACGGAATCAGACAAAATGGCATTATCCAACAAGCGGATGAAAACGGCTACCTTTGGATTCAATTAGAAAACGCCCCCGAGCTACAAGCTTTTTATCATAAAGAAATTTCGCTTTTGTATTGA
- the murA gene encoding UDP-N-acetylglucosamine 1-carboxyvinyltransferase, with the protein MSGSFQIRGGKQLHGEITPQGAKNEALQILCAVLLTDQEVRIKNIPDIQDVNKLIDILRDLGVKVTKNGAGDFTFQADKLNFDYLKSKEFKKEGAKLRGSIMLLGPMLARFGEAYMPTPGGDKIGRRRLDTHFQGFVELGASFQFNEEESFYSLTAASLHGKFILLEEASVTGTANIIMAAVLAQGKTRIYNAACEPYLQQLCKMLNRMGAQISGIGSNLLTIEGVSHLHGTEHTMLPDMVEIGSWIGLAAMTKSEITIKDVHWNQLGVIPSVFRKLGIQLEKSGDDILIPAQEHYRVQKFIDGSILTVSDAPWPGFTPDLLSIILVVATQAKGSVLIHQKMFESRLFFVDKLIDMGAQIILCDPHRATVIGLNQETPLRGTVMTSPDIRAGNALLIAALSAEGKSIIHNIEQIDRGYENIDGRLKALGADIERI; encoded by the coding sequence ATGAGTGGCTCTTTTCAAATTAGAGGAGGAAAACAACTCCACGGCGAAATTACCCCACAAGGCGCCAAAAACGAAGCCTTACAAATCCTCTGTGCCGTACTTCTAACAGACCAAGAGGTAAGGATCAAAAACATCCCAGATATACAAGATGTTAATAAACTCATCGATATTCTAAGAGATTTAGGCGTTAAAGTCACCAAAAATGGCGCTGGAGATTTTACCTTCCAAGCCGACAAACTCAACTTTGATTACCTCAAATCCAAAGAATTTAAAAAAGAAGGCGCCAAACTCAGAGGCTCCATTATGCTCCTCGGTCCTATGTTGGCACGCTTCGGCGAGGCTTATATGCCAACCCCTGGCGGCGACAAAATAGGCAGACGGCGGTTAGATACCCACTTCCAAGGTTTTGTAGAACTCGGCGCCAGCTTTCAGTTTAATGAAGAAGAAAGCTTCTATAGCCTAACAGCCGCCTCTTTGCACGGCAAATTTATTTTGTTAGAAGAAGCCTCTGTAACGGGAACAGCAAATATCATTATGGCTGCCGTGCTGGCACAAGGCAAAACCCGAATTTACAACGCCGCCTGCGAGCCTTACCTACAACAGCTCTGCAAAATGCTCAACCGTATGGGGGCGCAGATTTCTGGCATCGGCTCTAACCTACTGACCATAGAGGGCGTGTCTCACCTCCACGGCACCGAGCACACGATGCTCCCTGATATGGTGGAAATAGGCTCGTGGATAGGTCTTGCCGCTATGACCAAGTCCGAAATCACCATTAAAGATGTACACTGGAACCAGTTGGGCGTTATCCCGAGTGTTTTCAGAAAATTAGGCATCCAATTAGAAAAAAGTGGAGATGACATTCTCATCCCTGCACAAGAGCATTACCGCGTACAAAAGTTTATTGATGGCTCCATCCTCACGGTGTCTGATGCGCCATGGCCAGGCTTCACGCCAGATTTACTTTCCATTATTTTGGTCGTGGCTACCCAAGCCAAAGGCAGCGTGCTCATTCATCAAAAAATGTTTGAATCAAGGTTATTTTTCGTGGATAAACTCATCGATATGGGAGCGCAGATCATCTTATGCGACCCGCACCGCGCCACCGTTATTGGGCTCAACCAAGAAACACCGCTTAGAGGCACCGTGATGACCTCACCAGACATCCGTGCGGGGAATGCTTTGCTCATCGCGGCGCTCTCTGCCGAGGGAAAATCCATCATTCATAATATAGAACAAATAGACCGAGGCTACGAAAATATTGATGGCAGACTAAAAGCCTTAGGTGCCGATATAGAACGCATATAA
- the miaA gene encoding tRNA (adenosine(37)-N6)-dimethylallyltransferase MiaA, which yields MQQKTLISIIGPTAIGKTKLAIKMAQHYQTEIISCDSRQFFREMPIGTAAPTAEELSEAPHHFIGHRSVAENYSIGQYEVDALAKLSELFESHSVVVMVGGSGMYEKAVVEGLNTLPEANAEHQHRLEHLLKTEGIEALQNLLSTLDPAYYQTVDFHNPRRLLRAIDIIWQTGEPYSKIIAKKPSQRDFKTFRVQISAPREVVYQRINQRVEHMITQGLLEEVRALEPLQHLVALQTVGYRELFQYLNGTWDWDFAISEIKKNSRRYAKRQLTWNRKLAIDAELPYLYSDKNLLSLLQSIR from the coding sequence GTGCAACAGAAAACGCTCATTTCTATCATTGGACCTACCGCCATTGGCAAAACCAAACTGGCGATTAAAATGGCTCAGCACTACCAAACCGAAATTATCTCTTGTGACTCTCGGCAGTTTTTTAGAGAAATGCCTATTGGTACGGCAGCACCCACAGCGGAAGAACTTTCCGAAGCACCGCATCATTTTATTGGGCACCGCTCTGTAGCGGAAAATTATTCCATCGGGCAATATGAAGTAGATGCTTTGGCAAAATTATCCGAACTTTTTGAAAGCCATTCCGTAGTGGTGATGGTAGGCGGCAGCGGGATGTATGAAAAAGCTGTAGTAGAAGGATTAAACACGCTCCCAGAAGCCAATGCAGAACATCAACACCGATTAGAGCATCTCTTAAAAACCGAAGGAATAGAAGCCTTACAAAATCTACTCAGCACCTTAGACCCTGCGTATTACCAAACTGTAGACTTTCACAATCCACGGCGGCTTTTGCGTGCGATAGACATCATCTGGCAAACGGGAGAACCTTATTCCAAAATCATAGCGAAAAAGCCATCACAGCGGGATTTCAAAACTTTTAGAGTTCAGATTTCTGCCCCTCGGGAGGTGGTCTATCAGCGCATTAACCAACGCGTGGAGCATATGATAACCCAAGGGCTTTTAGAAGAGGTACGAGCATTAGAGCCTCTACAACACCTCGTGGCGCTACAAACTGTGGGCTATAGAGAGTTGTTTCAATACCTTAACGGCACTTGGGATTGGGATTTTGCCATTTCCGAAATCAAGAAAAACTCTCGGCGCTACGCCAAACGCCAGCTGACTTGGAACCGCAAATTAGCGATAGATGCCGAGCTGCCCTACCTCTATTCTGATAAAAATTTATTATCTTTGCTCCAATCAATTCGATAA
- a CDS encoding DUF4290 domain-containing protein has protein sequence MEYNTERPPLYMPEYGRIIQELVAHCKQQPTREARTAMAYEIINFMGVRNPHLRDEENYVHKLWDHLYILSGYDLDVESPYPFPTLEELHQKPKKMDYPKLQGDYKFYGKSILQLIERALELEEGDEKDALIEVIANNMKKSYNVYNKEHVEDAVIFRHLKELSENRLDLTNIEALEKSKIYYNNNHNRNQKNNKRRYNHNNNTKHKNRK, from the coding sequence ATGGAATATAATACCGAAAGACCGCCTCTGTATATGCCAGAGTACGGCAGAATTATACAAGAACTGGTTGCCCACTGTAAACAACAGCCTACACGAGAGGCTCGCACAGCTATGGCTTATGAAATCATCAACTTTATGGGCGTGAGAAATCCGCACCTTAGAGATGAGGAAAACTATGTGCACAAACTCTGGGACCACCTCTATATTTTATCAGGTTATGATTTAGATGTAGAATCACCATACCCTTTCCCCACTTTGGAAGAACTCCACCAGAAGCCGAAAAAAATGGATTACCCCAAACTACAAGGCGACTATAAATTCTACGGAAAAAGCATCCTGCAGCTCATAGAACGGGCTTTAGAATTAGAAGAAGGCGATGAAAAAGATGCTCTGATAGAGGTCATTGCCAACAATATGAAAAAATCTTACAATGTCTATAATAAAGAGCATGTGGAAGATGCCGTGATTTTTCGCCACCTAAAAGAGCTGTCCGAAAATCGTTTAGACCTGACCAACATAGAAGCGCTGGAAAAAAGTAAAATCTATTACAATAACAACCACAATAGAAACCAGAAAAACAACAAACGAAGATACAACCATAACAACAACACCAAACATAAAAATAGAAAATAA
- a CDS encoding MBL fold metallo-hydrolase, giving the protein MLAIQPFIFNPFYENTYVVYNASGEAFLIDPGNQTPEETRQLSDFIEEHHLKIKYILLTHAHIDHIMGLQWAYDTYQVPVLMHEADREILEMCSLTAQKYGGQMAVPQVAIDYLKEGDKLQLREAVLEVLHLPGHSPGSIGFYHPAAHWIISGDVLFQGSIGRTDLYKGDYHQLIDSIKSKLLNLAPQTQVFSGHGEVTTIGFEKEHNPFLVD; this is encoded by the coding sequence ATGCTTGCTATACAGCCGTTTATCTTCAATCCTTTTTATGAAAATACTTATGTGGTTTATAATGCATCAGGCGAGGCTTTTTTGATAGACCCAGGGAACCAAACGCCAGAGGAAACACGGCAGCTATCGGATTTTATAGAAGAACATCATTTAAAGATTAAGTATATTCTACTGACCCACGCGCATATAGACCATATTATGGGACTCCAGTGGGCGTATGATACTTACCAAGTGCCAGTACTGATGCACGAAGCCGACCGAGAAATTTTGGAAATGTGCTCATTAACAGCGCAAAAATATGGCGGACAGATGGCAGTGCCACAAGTGGCAATAGACTATTTGAAAGAAGGCGACAAGCTTCAGTTGAGAGAGGCGGTTTTAGAAGTTTTGCACCTGCCAGGGCATTCGCCAGGGAGCATTGGTTTTTATCATCCAGCGGCGCATTGGATTATTTCTGGCGATGTGCTATTCCAAGGCAGTATAGGGCGCACCGACCTTTACAAAGGCGATTATCATCAATTGATAGACAGCATTAAATCTAAACTTCTCAACTTAGCACCACAAACACAAGTGTTCTCTGGGCACGGCGAAGTGACCACCATTGGTTTTGAAAAAGAGCACAATCCATTCTTAGTGGATTAG
- a CDS encoding thioredoxin family protein, with amino-acid sequence MARTPSNMLALGTKAPFFELPNPAKNNEIQSLEDLKGEKGTLVIFMCNHCPFVVHVIDQLAELYDDYKAKGIEFIAINSNDVLNYPADSPELMPDFAEEHGVHFPYLYDESQAIAKAYDAACTPDFYFFDDKLDLVYRGQMDDARPGNQNEVTGEDLIIAFENLLAGQPQEDLQKPSLGCNIKWKEA; translated from the coding sequence ATGGCAAGAACACCCTCTAATATGCTCGCTTTAGGCACTAAAGCGCCTTTTTTTGAACTTCCTAACCCTGCAAAAAACAACGAAATACAGTCTTTAGAAGACCTGAAAGGGGAAAAAGGAACACTGGTAATTTTTATGTGCAACCACTGTCCTTTTGTGGTTCATGTGATAGACCAACTGGCAGAACTTTATGATGATTACAAAGCCAAAGGTATAGAATTTATCGCTATTAACTCCAACGATGTGCTCAACTACCCTGCCGATTCGCCAGAGTTGATGCCAGATTTTGCGGAGGAGCACGGCGTGCATTTCCCTTATCTTTATGATGAAAGCCAAGCCATTGCGAAAGCGTATGATGCCGCTTGTACTCCAGATTTTTATTTCTTTGATGATAAATTAGATTTGGTCTACCGCGGACAGATGGATGATGCTCGCCCTGGCAACCAAAATGAAGTCACTGGGGAGGACCTCATCATCGCGTTTGAAAATCTTTTGGCTGGTCAGCCTCAAGAGGACTTACAAAAGCCAAGTTTAGGCTGTAATATCAAATGGAAAGAAGCTTAA
- the ftsH gene encoding ATP-dependent zinc metalloprotease FtsH, which translates to MKKENKGFNWFYLLVLAALGALFLPKLFSSTNTKSINEDAFFQMMKEGKVETLVLMKDTQEGEVFLTKEAKAASKTTTKSSENPLMALQPAPDYQFKYGDLQYFQQRFSEVKKENPQITTAIDFDNSDSPMQGFLVQAIFWLALMSLFYFVIFRKMMGGSGGGSQIFNIGKSRAKLFDENDKVQVTFKDVAGLEGAKEEVQEVVDFLKNSEKYTKLGGKIPKGVLLVGPPGTGKTLLAKAVAGEAKVPFFSLSGSDFVEMFVGVGASRVRDLFAQAKAKSPAIIFIDEIDAIGRARGRGAITGGNDERENTLNQLLTEMDGFGTDTNVIVMAATNRADILDKALMRAGRFDRSIYVDLPELHERKQIFNVHLAKIKLDSSVDVEFLAKQTPGFSGADIANVCNEAALVAARNGHEAVEKQDFLDAVDRIIGGLEKKNKAIKPSEKKRVAFHEAGHASVSWLLEHAAPLLKVTIVPRGRSLGAAWYLPEERQLTTTEQMLDEMCATLGGRAAEEVVFGTISTGALSDLERVTKQAQAMVTIYGLSKKVGNISYYDSSGQQEYSFGKPYSEETAKMIDEEISEIIEKQYQRAVEILRNNRDKLDALAEKLLEKEVIFREDLEAIFGKRAWDPELTEAPVTNVVEGQLNQEEVPASSNETPQVDTPEEGNVTDNQNVTG; encoded by the coding sequence ATGAAAAAAGAAAATAAAGGGTTTAATTGGTTTTATCTGTTGGTATTAGCAGCCTTGGGCGCATTATTTTTGCCTAAGCTCTTCTCATCAACGAACACCAAAAGCATCAATGAAGACGCCTTTTTCCAGATGATGAAAGAAGGAAAAGTAGAAACTTTGGTGCTGATGAAAGACACCCAAGAGGGCGAGGTTTTCTTAACCAAAGAAGCCAAAGCCGCCTCTAAAACCACAACCAAATCATCAGAAAATCCGTTGATGGCACTGCAGCCCGCACCAGACTATCAGTTTAAGTATGGGGATTTGCAGTACTTCCAGCAACGGTTTAGCGAGGTAAAAAAGGAAAATCCGCAAATTACCACCGCAATAGATTTTGACAATTCAGACTCTCCAATGCAAGGCTTTTTAGTGCAAGCCATATTCTGGTTAGCGCTAATGTCGCTCTTCTATTTCGTTATTTTTAGAAAAATGATGGGCGGAAGCGGCGGCGGAAGCCAGATTTTTAACATCGGAAAATCAAGAGCCAAATTGTTTGATGAGAATGATAAAGTACAAGTGACTTTTAAAGATGTGGCAGGTTTAGAAGGCGCCAAAGAAGAGGTGCAAGAAGTGGTAGATTTTCTTAAAAATTCTGAAAAATACACCAAATTAGGTGGTAAAATTCCGAAAGGGGTACTTTTAGTAGGGCCTCCAGGAACAGGGAAAACCCTATTGGCAAAAGCCGTAGCGGGCGAGGCTAAGGTGCCATTTTTCTCATTGTCGGGTTCAGATTTTGTGGAAATGTTTGTGGGCGTAGGTGCCTCACGGGTGCGAGATTTATTTGCGCAAGCCAAAGCCAAGTCACCAGCCATCATCTTCATTGATGAGATTGATGCCATTGGTAGAGCCAGGGGTAGAGGCGCTATTACTGGTGGAAATGATGAACGCGAAAATACCCTCAACCAACTCTTGACCGAGATGGATGGTTTCGGGACTGATACCAATGTGATTGTGATGGCAGCCACCAATCGCGCCGATATTTTAGATAAAGCTTTAATGCGTGCTGGGCGTTTTGACCGCTCTATTTATGTGGACTTGCCAGAACTGCACGAGAGAAAGCAAATTTTCAATGTTCACTTGGCTAAGATTAAATTAGACTCATCGGTAGATGTGGAATTTTTAGCCAAACAAACACCAGGGTTTAGCGGGGCAGACATTGCCAATGTGTGTAATGAAGCGGCGCTGGTTGCAGCAAGAAATGGCCATGAAGCGGTAGAGAAACAAGATTTCTTAGATGCTGTAGATAGAATTATCGGAGGTTTGGAAAAGAAAAATAAAGCTATAAAACCATCGGAAAAGAAAAGGGTGGCGTTCCACGAGGCAGGCCACGCCAGTGTAAGTTGGCTGTTAGAGCACGCTGCACCATTGCTCAAAGTGACCATTGTACCGAGAGGGCGCTCGTTAGGGGCGGCTTGGTACTTGCCAGAAGAGCGACAACTGACCACTACCGAGCAAATGTTGGATGAAATGTGTGCGACTTTGGGTGGTAGAGCGGCGGAAGAAGTGGTCTTCGGTACCATTTCTACAGGTGCCCTGTCCGATTTAGAGCGTGTAACTAAGCAAGCGCAAGCCATGGTAACCATCTACGGATTGAGCAAAAAAGTGGGGAACATCTCTTATTATGATAGCTCAGGGCAGCAAGAATACAGTTTCGGTAAGCCTTATTCTGAGGAAACAGCAAAGATGATAGATGAGGAAATCTCGGAAATTATAGAAAAGCAATACCAAAGAGCGGTGGAAATCCTTAGGAATAACAGAGATAAGTTAGATGCTTTGGCAGAAAAACTTTTGGAGAAAGAAGTGATTTTCAGAGAAGACTTGGAGGCTATTTTTGGGAAAAGAGCGTGGGATCCAGAGTTGACAGAAGCGCCTGTGACCAATGTGGTAGAAGGGCAATTGAACCAAGAAGAAGTGCCCGCTTCCTCAAACGAAACCCCTCAGGTGGATACGCCAGAAGAAGGAAATGTAACTGATAATCAGAATGTAACAGGATAG
- a CDS encoding phosphatidate cytidylyltransferase, with translation MDKNLIQRIIFGLVYALVITACTTPYGAQVINNIAGTQVVFPEYLYFGLMSFFLFVGVWECVRIMKFDASFWKWLVLPAVLVVYYRFAHKYFYSGFYAQIKLSEILGLSLLPIAAVTLFRYPKELYYENGKFIFTVVYTAIPFSFALGLPHFISGIPETFSTEVFWLFVLIWSSDSFAYIFGRWLGKHKMAPKISPKKTWEGYIGGLVCTLILGYIIEINMPDLKGNWIVVGGLVALFAPLGDLLESQLKRTFGIKDSGNIIPGHGGVLDRLDSFMVCAPVVYLYFALSSLF, from the coding sequence TTGGATAAAAATTTAATACAGCGTATCATTTTCGGATTAGTATATGCCTTGGTTATTACGGCTTGTACTACGCCATATGGCGCTCAAGTGATCAATAATATTGCGGGAACGCAGGTGGTTTTTCCAGAATATCTTTATTTTGGGCTGATGAGTTTTTTCCTTTTTGTGGGTGTTTGGGAGTGCGTTAGGATAATGAAGTTTGATGCCTCGTTTTGGAAATGGCTGGTGCTGCCCGCAGTGCTGGTGGTGTATTACCGCTTTGCCCATAAATATTTTTATAGCGGTTTTTATGCACAAATCAAACTTTCGGAAATTTTAGGGCTTTCACTATTGCCGATTGCGGCGGTTACGCTCTTCCGCTATCCTAAGGAGCTTTATTATGAAAATGGAAAATTCATTTTTACGGTGGTTTATACCGCCATTCCTTTTAGTTTTGCTTTGGGGCTGCCTCATTTTATTTCGGGGATTCCAGAAACTTTCTCTACCGAAGTGTTTTGGCTATTTGTGCTCATTTGGAGTAGTGATTCCTTCGCGTATATTTTTGGAAGGTGGTTAGGAAAACACAAAATGGCACCGAAAATCAGTCCTAAAAAAACTTGGGAAGGCTACATCGGTGGGTTGGTTTGTACTCTTATTTTGGGTTATATTATTGAAATCAATATGCCAGATTTAAAAGGCAATTGGATAGTGGTGGGCGGTTTAGTAGCGCTATTTGCACCGTTGGGAGATCTGTTAGAAAGTCAGTTGAAAAGAACTTTTGGCATAAAAGACAGCGGCAATATCATACCTGGGCATGGCGGCGTTTTGGACCGTTTGGATAGTTTTATGGTCTGTGCGCCAGTGGTGTATTTGTATTTTGCGCTATCATCACTTTTTTAA